The stretch of DNA ATTCATGATTCGGAATTTGTCAAAACCTTTGAAATAGTGATTCAACTGGGTGCCATTCTTGCTGTTGTTGCCTTGTATTACCGCAGATTTTTTGTCAGCATAGATATTTATCTGAAACTGCTGGCCGCGTTTCTCCCTACCGGCATTCTGGGATTTCTCTTTTATAAGTTTATCAAAAGCTATTTGTTTAACCCCTGGACGGTAAGTACCGCGCTGGTAGCAGGCGGGGTGGTATTAATTATATTAGACCGCTGGGCGGAACGGAGAAAGACAAGGTATTCCTCGGTTGAGGCATTATCTTATGGGGGAGCCTTTCTCATCGGACTGATTCAAAGCCTTTCCATGGTTCCGGGGGTTTCTAGGGCCGCGGCAACTATCATAGGCGGAGTGCTTGCAGGTTTTGATCGCAAACAGGCAACGGAATTTTCTTTTCTGTTAGCTATTCCAACCATGCTGGCCGCATCGGGATATGACCTGCTTAAGTCCTATGCATACATTCAGCGCGAAGACCTTTTTCTGCTGCTGACTGGCAGTGCGGTGGCTTTTGCTGTGGCCCTAGCGGCCGTGAAAGGATTTATTTATCCTGGTACAGCGCTACGGTTTCAAGCATTTTGGTTATTACCGTATCGTTCTGGGATTGGCTTTCTTTCTTTTCAGCCTTCTGTTGGGGAAGGAGCTGACCCCTTAAACTCTTCTCTGCTCATGGAGAGCAAAATATGGTGTATGGCAAGCACCTGTTTAATCAGAGAATGTCGCATATCGTTGTAAATAACA from Chitinophagales bacterium encodes:
- the uppP gene encoding undecaprenyl-diphosphatase; amino-acid sequence: MTLLQAVILAIIEGLTEFLPVSSTGHMILASWAMQIHDSEFVKTFEIVIQLGAILAVVALYYRRFFVSIDIYLKLLAAFLPTGILGFLFYKFIKSYLFNPWTVSTALVAGGVVLIILDRWAERRKTRYSSVEALSYGGAFLIGLIQSLSMVPGVSRAAATIIGGVLAGFDRKQATEFSFLLAIPTMLAASGYDLLKSYAYIQREDLFLLLTGSAVAFAVALAAVKGFIYPGTALRFQAFWLLPYRSGIGFLSFQPSVGEGADPLNSSLLMESKIWCMASTCLIRECRISL